A stretch of Procambarus clarkii isolate CNS0578487 chromosome 20, FALCON_Pclarkii_2.0, whole genome shotgun sequence DNA encodes these proteins:
- the LOC123755376 gene encoding uncharacterized protein isoform X1, translating into MDVVLIFYFTNTTIVPMRTVYDFMSKKRSERCFGITADHNLNIYSIQSEEILIQLAWPSKARQTKVTSLTHVTPESSLATSMLGTTPRPDLGILQIARGIFAGGGWRQTLGATSRQDPETLYMTTISSFRDVAAQTDEVPRTLSSWKILKTETSSDMSTSVSSAISDYIIIETRSTGFDASTQTRDAHLFRYTDAQVSDMVMAWRMLTIFMPCTWYLIMYVVDQLTTVIVAVDFCSTGQNWWCGLTVSFLILPSLIINAYAYEQLTRPDIASVAPLNKWLARVLFLGQVAPHYLISRKVTWCFRAWRAQSWQQRKQLHRHRNQQQQQQQQQQQQQQQQQQQQLHDNVLQQQHQQLHQNEQQQQQQQQQQEQQQQQQQQQQQQEQQRPLTLRKSPKVLWEQAMADTEPATVKWFHSLLESVPQLGIQSYIMMATLQSSTLGSRVLVCGGVGTIHPALWFAPVASATLLGFVTKISESKEVTLAAIVTKMHKYAFEAFVMAAVCPPFNAVGLFASAPYVLAGLCFLLLEPGEFVNITVFIFSILGQSIWLVVGFFVTN; encoded by the exons ATGGACGTAgtgttaattttttattttaccAACACCACAATTGTGCCTATGAGAACAGTTTATGATTTCATGTCCAAGAAAAGATCTGAACGATGTTTTGGAATTACAGCAGATcataatttaaatatttattcaATCCAATCTGAAGAAATTCTAATTCAACTCGCATGGCCCTCAAAGGCACGACAAACGAAGGTTACAAGCCTGACGCATGTCACTCCAGAGTCCAGTCTGGCGACGAGTATGCTTGGTACGACGCCGAGGCCGGACCTTGGGATACTGCAAATAGCGCGGGGAATCTTCGCGGGAGGAGGATGGCGCCAGACGCTCGGCGCAACGTCGAGGCAGGACCCTGAGACTCTGTACATGACGACCATCTCGTCCTTCAGGGACGTCGCCGCTCAGACGGATGAAGTCCCTCGTACCCTCAGTTCCTGGAAAATCCTGAAGACGGAGACCTCCAGTGACATGAGTACTTCGGTGTCCTCGGCTATATCAGACTACATCATCATTGAGACTCGCTCCACGGGGTTCGACGCCTCGACGCAAACTCGAGACGCGCACTTATTCCGGTACACCGATGCCCAGGTGTCTGATATGGTGATGGCGTGGAGGATGCTGACCATCTTCATGCCCTGTACGTGGTACTTGATCATGTACGTGGTCGACCAGTTGACCACGGTGATAGTGGCTGTGGATTTCTGCTCTACGGGCCAGAATTGGTGGTGTGGTCTGACGGTGTCATTCCTCATCCTTCCTAGCTTGATTATCAATGCTTACGCCTACGAGCA ACTGACCCGGCCAGACATCGCCAGCGTGGCTCCTCTCAACAAATGGCTAGCCAGGGTACTGTTCCTGGGCCAAGTCGCTCCCCACTACCT AATCAGCCGGAAAGTGACTTGGTGTTTCCGTGCCTGGCGAGCCCAGAGCTGGCAGCAGAGGAAGCAGCTTCATCGACATCggaatcaacagcagcagcaacaacagcagcagcagcagcaacaacagcagcagcagcaacagcagcttcATGATAATGTactgcagcagcaacatcagcagctTCATCAAAatgaacaacagcagcaacaacaacagcagcagcaggaacagcagcagcagcagcagcagcaacagcagcagcaggaacaacagcggCCCTTAACGTTACGAAAGTCTCCCAAAGTGTTGTGGGAGCAAGCGATGGCCGACACCGAACCAGCAACAGTGAAATGGTTCCACTCCTTGCTGGAGTCGGTGCCTCAGCTCGGCATTCAGTCCTACATAATGATGGCAACACTGCAATCGAGCACGCTAG GTTCCCgggtgctggtgtgtggcggaGTGGGCACCATCCACCCGGCCCTCTGGTTCGCCCCGGTAGCCTCCGCCACGCTGCTGGGCTTCGTCACCAAGATCTCGGAGTCCAAGGAGGTCACCCTCGCCGCCATCGTCACCAAGATGCACAAATACGCCTTCGAGGCCTTCGTGATGGCGGCGGTGTGTCCGCCCTTCAACGCCGTGGGGCTGTTCGCCTCGGCTCCCTACGTGCTGGCTGGGCTCTGCTTCCTCCTCCTGGAGCCCGGAGAGTTTGTCAACATTACTGTGTTCATATTTTCTATCCTCGGCCAGAGTATCTGGCTCGTTGTTGGCTTTTTCGTTACCAATTGA
- the LOC123755376 gene encoding uncharacterized protein isoform X2, giving the protein MDVVLIFYFTNTTIVPMRTVYDFMSKKRSERCFGITADHNLNIYSIQSEEILIQLAWPSKARQTKVTSLTHVTPESSLATSMLGTTPRPDLGILQIARGIFAGGGWRQTLGATSRQDPETLYMTTISSFRDVAAQTDEVPRTLSSWKILKTETSSDMSTSVSSAISDYIIIETRSTGFDASTQTRDAHLFRYTDAQVSDMVMAWRMLTIFMPCTWYLIMYVVDQLTTVIVAVDFCSTGQNWWCGLTVSFLILPSLIINAYAYEQISRKVTWCFRAWRAQSWQQRKQLHRHRNQQQQQQQQQQQQQQQQQQQQLHDNVLQQQHQQLHQNEQQQQQQQQQQEQQQQQQQQQQQQEQQRPLTLRKSPKVLWEQAMADTEPATVKWFHSLLESVPQLGIQSYIMMATLQSSTLGSRVLVCGGVGTIHPALWFAPVASATLLGFVTKISESKEVTLAAIVTKMHKYAFEAFVMAAVCPPFNAVGLFASAPYVLAGLCFLLLEPGEFVNITVFIFSILGQSIWLVVGFFVTN; this is encoded by the exons ATGGACGTAgtgttaattttttattttaccAACACCACAATTGTGCCTATGAGAACAGTTTATGATTTCATGTCCAAGAAAAGATCTGAACGATGTTTTGGAATTACAGCAGATcataatttaaatatttattcaATCCAATCTGAAGAAATTCTAATTCAACTCGCATGGCCCTCAAAGGCACGACAAACGAAGGTTACAAGCCTGACGCATGTCACTCCAGAGTCCAGTCTGGCGACGAGTATGCTTGGTACGACGCCGAGGCCGGACCTTGGGATACTGCAAATAGCGCGGGGAATCTTCGCGGGAGGAGGATGGCGCCAGACGCTCGGCGCAACGTCGAGGCAGGACCCTGAGACTCTGTACATGACGACCATCTCGTCCTTCAGGGACGTCGCCGCTCAGACGGATGAAGTCCCTCGTACCCTCAGTTCCTGGAAAATCCTGAAGACGGAGACCTCCAGTGACATGAGTACTTCGGTGTCCTCGGCTATATCAGACTACATCATCATTGAGACTCGCTCCACGGGGTTCGACGCCTCGACGCAAACTCGAGACGCGCACTTATTCCGGTACACCGATGCCCAGGTGTCTGATATGGTGATGGCGTGGAGGATGCTGACCATCTTCATGCCCTGTACGTGGTACTTGATCATGTACGTGGTCGACCAGTTGACCACGGTGATAGTGGCTGTGGATTTCTGCTCTACGGGCCAGAATTGGTGGTGTGGTCTGACGGTGTCATTCCTCATCCTTCCTAGCTTGATTATCAATGCTTACGCCTACGAGCA AATCAGCCGGAAAGTGACTTGGTGTTTCCGTGCCTGGCGAGCCCAGAGCTGGCAGCAGAGGAAGCAGCTTCATCGACATCggaatcaacagcagcagcaacaacagcagcagcagcagcaacaacagcagcagcagcaacagcagcttcATGATAATGTactgcagcagcaacatcagcagctTCATCAAAatgaacaacagcagcaacaacaacagcagcagcaggaacagcagcagcagcagcagcagcaacagcagcagcaggaacaacagcggCCCTTAACGTTACGAAAGTCTCCCAAAGTGTTGTGGGAGCAAGCGATGGCCGACACCGAACCAGCAACAGTGAAATGGTTCCACTCCTTGCTGGAGTCGGTGCCTCAGCTCGGCATTCAGTCCTACATAATGATGGCAACACTGCAATCGAGCACGCTAG GTTCCCgggtgctggtgtgtggcggaGTGGGCACCATCCACCCGGCCCTCTGGTTCGCCCCGGTAGCCTCCGCCACGCTGCTGGGCTTCGTCACCAAGATCTCGGAGTCCAAGGAGGTCACCCTCGCCGCCATCGTCACCAAGATGCACAAATACGCCTTCGAGGCCTTCGTGATGGCGGCGGTGTGTCCGCCCTTCAACGCCGTGGGGCTGTTCGCCTCGGCTCCCTACGTGCTGGCTGGGCTCTGCTTCCTCCTCCTGGAGCCCGGAGAGTTTGTCAACATTACTGTGTTCATATTTTCTATCCTCGGCCAGAGTATCTGGCTCGTTGTTGGCTTTTTCGTTACCAATTGA